agctatgatttgaactaaggtaatttactgtttaattattttgcttgttatcagaaataatctacCCAAGAAaaactctgttgttattgattctatgtgGAAATCTACCAGAAATTAAGTTTGGGCCCAAAAGGACAATTGTTTATATTTGTGTTGCTGCCAAAACCGCCAATAGATGACAAAAAGctgcaaaaaactaaaaatgtaacTAGCCAGTATTGCTTTTTTTCTACGCCATATCACTTAAATCAAGTTAAATTAATGATATGCCTTTTGTTGATCTTCAGAGATCATGTTTGCTTTTGGAAGACTGAGTATCTGTTCCATCTAAAATCTTTGATGGCACAGGGATGTTCCATATTGTTCTGTGTGCATTGTGCATTCAATGTGTGGTAACCATACCAGTCCTTTCCCTGCTCCATGCAAGAAAAAACTGTGTAATTATTTACCCGTTTTCAAGTAAAATCCATATTTTTGAACCCAATATTGTGTTCTAACAAAAAGGTTTACATGTGCCAATACCCTGACATTCTATGTGTTCATTTGAATAACAATACTTTGTTTGTCAAGAGGCAGTATAAAAACATGGGAAGCGTATGGAATCTCTCCAATGGAGACCATGGGCAAGGTAGGATTTTTGGCACCATCACTACATGCACATTGTATTGCACCTCCCCTACGTATGCTCACATCAGATGCAAGCTTCAAATGGATTTTTCTCCTAATCTCTGCAttcaaaatttaaaatgaaatgtcaatTTTGCTCCAttttacagattattttttaCGAGGACAAAAATTTTCAAGGTCGTAGTTATGAGTGCAGCAATGACTGCACAGACCTGCACACTTACTTCAGCCGCTGTAACTCCATCAGAGTGGAGAGTGGCTGCTTTATGATCTATGAGCGTCCAAATTATATGGGCCACCAGTATTATATGAAAAGAGGCGAGTATCCCGACTACCAGAGATGGATGGGCTTTAGTAGTTCTGTTCGATCCTGTCGAATAATTCCAATGGTGAGGTTCGATATGTTGGATATCTATACCCTCACGGTTACTTTTGTCTTTAATAAGTTCTTTGCACTTTGATATTAACAGTACAGAGGTTCATATAGACTGAAGATCTATGAGAAGGCTGACTACGGAGGTCACATGATGGAGTTCATGGATGACTGCCCTTGTGTGTCTGATCGTTTCCATCATCGGCATGTGTACTCCTGTAATGTGATGAATGGAAACTGGATCTTCTATGAATATCCCAACTACAAAGGAAGGCAGTACTTCCTGAAACCCGGAGAATACAGGAGATACCGAGACTGGAGTGCGACCTGTGCCATTGTGGGCTCCTTCAGACGAGTCACCGATTATTAGCCATTTTTCTTATTTGTATGAACTGGTCATTTTCTGTTTATAAGCATAGTTGTTTATAAACATTTGATATAATGtacataaataaaaagtaaataaaaaagaaaacagtaaTTGTAGTGTGCATCATTTTACGGCATTATTATTTATAGGAAACCTCATTGattcacattttttaatttgatttaatgtaaaataaaaatagtagCATTTATACTGTATCTGTAGCATTTTAAATAGCAACACTTCATACATTGGATTTGACATCATAAGGCGCTGTGAGATGAAAATATGATCATATTGTTGATGCTATTGCTGAGGATTCAAATTGTATAAGAATTGCATGTAGAATTAATAAACACTTGATTAAAACAAACAGAATAATGAttatgtaaattgtattaataacaagtaataataataaagcaataaaccccaagaagaaGTGtattaccagtgcattttataacagctaaggggcattATCACTACGCGAAGCGGAGTGTCTAAAACCCcattagctgttataaaatgcactgtaaggggccagtcacaccaaaagtgctttaaacgcttgcaaacgcaagacGCGAcacactgcctttttaaaaaaagagcagtgcgacgcggcttttcatattgctaagcaaccacagagtcagctgtcttgtcaatcaaatattgaagcgtgagcgctcttttgctgttaactgtcatattagcagaaactttaaaaagaggacgcttgctctgaccttgtttgagggtgagaggtgcacaaacacgcaggagagagtaaacgagtggagtccggttcttcaaagcaactgtaaacttccctcaccacaacgtaaggaccgcctctcccctcattcgattggacaatggaaagacacgaatgacgtcgggcgcttctccgctctcagcgctccttcaaaaacgcgtgcgcgccttgcggcaaaaaaccgcaaggcgctcggcgcgcataaacagcgcgcaaacgcgccctgcccatagaatatcattcaaaaaaggcgcctgcaactgccataggcgcttttggtgtgactggcccctaacaccactgctttgcggggcttattgcttttataaaacggttataTAAGTGTGATtatcagcgttttttttttaagttgccaaccagttttaatttaatgccttccagaaaaatgttttttttttaaataaacataaaatatatcaaaagaaagaacagacctactgctttcaaacaaacaaacaaacaacaacaacaaaaaaagtcattttatcctaccttcatttgttctcttatcacctctcacattttcagctaaaagcggagacaattaaatttttgtgaagaacttttgtaagagatcggATTCAGATcctgatcaaaacttacacagtgttattagtgttgagtgaatgcgtcagtgtttaagttgggtaagatcgccataGCGAAAATATGGATTTGATGTTACAATAAAGagaagtgttttctctttattgacgagatgactcaacagtatttattgacatttatctggatatcggcattaattgtgcaattgtagaaaaaaaaagattaaagactgtggtgtttattttcataaatcagtatgtagcaacagtggcgcagtgatacttatgtaatgcggtctgaaccgttgggttaccggggtattttataaCGGCTTAGAACACatttttaaccaatcagaattagGGACGGGCCGTTTTATAAGTAAATTTTTAATAGTGTAAAACCACTATTTTGCAAAGCTACAACTAAATGCTACACTGtcataaaattgtcaaaaatatGGGCATAAGCTGTTACTTTTAGGTGGTCCTAATATGGTACCAGTATGTGGGGTACTAATATGCAATCTTTAATACAATATGTATATGTCCTATGAGGTACTAATGAGAActttttaggtgcaaatgtgtacactgtaaaaaatactttgctaccttaaatttttttgttaaatcaactaagATTAATAACTCTGTAGTtctaacaactcatctctagtcaaaaTAAGTGATATtgagttgaaatgacttgtaaatctgaggtgatttaacaaaaaaaatttaaggcaacaAAAAGTGACAGTTAGGGACCATTTTCTGACCACATTTTCTGACAGTATAAAATCATCTTTGATTATGTAAATTATTATCTAACAGGCCAATTGAACTGCATCTTTTCTGTGCTGTAGCTTGtagaaattaaagtaaaaatgtactgtttcaataaaaaaatgaataataaaattatacattaatAGCATTAAGTGAAATTTATTTAGTTATTCAGTCGGCCTTCATTAGCTCctatttaacatttaattgGAGGCACATGCACTGCTCTCTTAATAATGATAATGAAAGTTATGCATTTTTGTAATTGTGTTATTAGAATTTATGTGAAAGGTAAATATTCTTAATATTCTGACCTAAATCATAAACAAAAGGAAAACATTTGAGGAGAACACTTGTACTTTAATTATCATTTAAATTATCATTTAATTATCATTTTAATTATCATTAAAGTGTAATAACTTTAAGTCATGTTGATGATGGTAATGCTTAATAAGTAAGTGATAACTTTAAGGTAAACCAGTAAAAAGACTTTGTCACACTTTTTCTTGGTGGACATTTTTAAATCCTTTATCGTGGTGCATGCGGAAAATGGAAAGTTTTGCTTTGCAGTcagaataaaatatttattgattttatCACTCaccaataatataataaatacatttaaatacaaaagcgtaaagttttatatttatagaccaaatgtattataataataattctttattaaatgtgtaaatgtttcaattttgcttgtttttgctgctttttaaacatattttactaagtatttatatacatgTCAGAAATATACACATGCGAATTGTCCATTGATCCAATAGGGAATTATTTCATTTGCTTTTGTGCTTCTATCatgtatttatttcatttattttgtctcTAAATATGATCATCATGTCAGTTGTTATAGTCAAAGAACATTCGCTCTGGATGTGACTAAAGTTCTGCCTATACTGTAAAACACAATGCATGAAAAGCTGCCAGAGATGTATGGATGAAAACAATTGTTTCCGTATCAGTTCAGCAGAAGTCATTGTGCTTGTTCATCAGCTTTAAGCATTTGAATAACAACGAAATGAGGGCGCCTGGTTTTAGTATAAAAACCACAACCAGAGGCCATCAAAGTACAGCTGGTACAGTGAACTGAAGCACTGAGAAAAACCCAACACCACCACAATGGGCAAGGTAATGGTGCTTCAGAATAAAGATATTAGATTAATATCATATAGAAACTAGCTGCCACTGCAGACAATTTGTATTTGATTAACTCTTTCTATGGCTTATAAAACAAATGCaattcagaaataaatcagCTATCCATTTTAAATCACTGGCTTTTTTTCATCCCATGAACAGATCATCTTTTACGAGGACAGGAACTTCCAGGGCCGCCACTATGAGTGCATGAATGACTGCTCGGATATTTCTTCATACCTGAGCCGCGTTGGCTCCATCAGGGTGGAGAGCGGTTGTTTCGTTGCCTATGAGCGCAATGCCTTCATGGGCCAACAGTTTTTCCTGCGGAGGGGGGAGTACCATGACATCCAGCGCATGATGAGCATGGGCATGATGTTTGACACTATCAGATCCTGCCGCATGATTCCTCCAGTATGAGACTCATTTGCTATTCTGATTATTTTTTCAAAGCTTGCTTTTTTTGTCATGACTCGTCATGCAAAGccatcaaattaaaaaaaccCATTTGGGCTTAAATTgagtgaaaatgtaaaaaattacacaGTTCGAAACTGATCTAACAAACTTATTAGTTTACTGTGTTTTTATTGCTGTGAAGCTGATAAataattaacttttttgttttacagtaCAGAGGATCTTTCAGAATGAAGATCTTTGAGAGGGATAATTTCGGAGGACAGATGTACGAGCTGATGGATGACTGTGATAACATCATGGATCGCTTCCATATGTCCGACTGCCAGTCCTGTCATGTGATGGAGGGTCACTGGCTCATGTATGAGCAGCCTCACTATAGGGGCAGGATGATTTACTTCAGGCCCGGAGAGTACAGGAGCTTCAGGGATATGGGATACAGTAACATGAGATTCATGAGCATGAGGCGTATCACTGACATGTGCTAAACCTCCtagaaaatagaaataaataaagtctTATTTTCAGAATTAACTAAGCTGTCTTTGTTTTATTCTATGACTATTGTCTTTGGGATGTGGCCTGATGGTTAAAAAGTCAATCTTGTAACCTAAAGGTCACTAATTTGATTCTAATGGCCAGCAGGTTTTCCCAGTTGCGCCCCGGGTGCTGCAGTAATAGCAGTTTTCACAGCTAGACTGtcttttaaagggcacctatttcattgctaaaaaaattattttgtgtattttgtatactacgtgtttgcgtggtttatggttcaaacaacacattattttccgcataccatacatttttgtagctccaaatATCCATGTCTTCCt
This genomic interval from Misgurnus anguillicaudatus chromosome 17, ASM2758022v2, whole genome shotgun sequence contains the following:
- the LOC129451635 gene encoding gamma-crystallin M2, with translation MKCQFCSILQIIFYEDKNFQGRSYECSNDCTDLHTYFSRCNSIRVESGCFMIYERPNYMGHQYYMKRGEYPDYQRWMGFSSSVRSCRIIPMYRGSYRLKIYEKADYGGHMMEFMDDCPCVSDRFHHRHVYSCNVMNGNWIFYEYPNYKGRQYFLKPGEYRRYRDWSATCAIVGSFRRVTDY
- the LOC129451636 gene encoding gamma-crystallin M1 codes for the protein MGKIIFYEDRNFQGRHYECMNDCSDISSYLSRVGSIRVESGCFVAYERNAFMGQQFFLRRGEYHDIQRMMSMGMMFDTIRSCRMIPPYRGSFRMKIFERDNFGGQMYELMDDCDNIMDRFHMSDCQSCHVMEGHWLMYEQPHYRGRMIYFRPGEYRSFRDMGYSNMRFMSMRRITDMC